A genomic segment from Paramixta manurensis encodes:
- a CDS encoding PTS sugar transporter subunit IIB — translation MNKILLCCAAGMSTSMVVQRMEKAAKDQGIELEIKAIGIEEFQQEIDKYDCCLLGPQIKYKLADFKPIADSLNKPISVINSMDYGMLNGAKILNDTLKLIQA, via the coding sequence ATGAATAAAATCCTGTTGTGTTGTGCCGCTGGCATGTCCACCAGTATGGTGGTGCAAAGGATGGAAAAAGCGGCAAAAGATCAAGGGATTGAGTTAGAAATTAAAGCGATTGGTATTGAGGAGTTTCAACAAGAAATTGATAAATATGATTGTTGTTTATTAGGTCCACAAATCAAATACAAACTGGCCGATTTCAAACCCATAGCCGATAGCCTGAATAAGCCTATTTCCGTTATTAATAGTATGGATTACGGCATGCTGAACGGTGCCAAAATTCTGAATGATACCCTGAAGTTAATTCAGGCATAA
- a CDS encoding PTS sugar transporter subunit IIC: protein MSSFSETLFGVIENRISPVAGRLSSQRHVIAIRDGFIASMPFLIVGSFMLLFAHPPFAANSQWAFAQWWLGMADRYAEQIMMPYNMTMGIMALYIASAIAYNLAQGYKMNGFMAASLSLMAFLVVAAPQTNKGLPVMSLGGEGIFTAIMVALFSTELMHFLQKHNIGFKLPEQVPPKIRQSFDLLIPIIAIFLTLFPLSLWIQHQFHMLLPQAIMSIFAPIISASDSLPAILIAVLLCHLLWFAGIHGAVIVGGILQAFWLTNLGINQQDLTAGQPVTHVFIEPFWQFFIVIGGSGSTMGLVLLYLRSRSAHLRTIGKLSIIPGMFNINEPVIFGSPVVMNPLLFIPFICAPLVNATIAYTATRTELVNHVISLAPWTTPAPIGAAWSTGWDFRAIILVAVLVGISTLIYYPFFRMYERQLLQQERETLTAAESA, encoded by the coding sequence ATGAGCAGCTTCAGTGAAACGCTGTTTGGTGTCATAGAAAATCGTATTAGTCCGGTCGCGGGGCGCCTCTCAAGCCAGCGCCATGTTATTGCAATCCGAGATGGCTTTATTGCCTCAATGCCTTTCCTGATCGTCGGTTCATTTATGTTGCTATTCGCCCATCCGCCCTTTGCCGCGAACAGCCAGTGGGCCTTTGCGCAATGGTGGCTAGGCATGGCCGACCGCTACGCCGAACAAATCATGATGCCCTATAACATGACGATGGGGATTATGGCGCTGTATATTGCCAGCGCTATCGCCTATAACCTGGCGCAAGGTTATAAGATGAACGGATTTATGGCGGCGAGCCTGTCGTTAATGGCTTTTCTGGTGGTCGCCGCGCCGCAGACCAATAAAGGATTACCGGTCATGTCGTTAGGCGGTGAGGGTATCTTTACCGCGATTATGGTTGCCTTGTTCTCTACCGAGCTGATGCATTTTCTGCAAAAGCATAATATCGGTTTTAAGCTGCCTGAACAGGTTCCACCGAAAATTCGTCAATCGTTTGATTTGCTGATCCCGATTATTGCCATCTTCCTGACCCTGTTTCCGCTCAGTTTGTGGATACAACATCAGTTTCATATGCTGTTGCCGCAAGCGATTATGTCGATTTTCGCGCCGATTATTTCCGCCTCTGATTCCTTACCGGCGATCCTGATTGCGGTACTGCTGTGTCATCTATTGTGGTTTGCCGGTATTCATGGCGCGGTGATTGTTGGCGGGATTCTACAAGCGTTTTGGCTGACTAACCTTGGCATTAACCAACAGGATCTTACCGCCGGTCAACCGGTGACGCATGTCTTTATTGAACCCTTCTGGCAGTTTTTCATTGTTATTGGCGGTTCGGGTTCGACCATGGGGTTAGTGTTACTCTATCTGCGAAGCCGCTCGGCACATCTACGTACTATTGGTAAGTTGAGCATTATTCCCGGCATGTTCAATATCAATGAACCGGTGATTTTCGGTTCGCCGGTGGTGATGAACCCACTGCTGTTTATTCCCTTTATTTGCGCGCCGTTGGTTAACGCCACTATCGCCTATACCGCAACCCGTACCGAACTGGTTAACCATGTCATCTCACTGGCGCCGTGGACCACGCCAGCACCGATAGGCGCCGCCTGGTCTACCGGTTGGGATTTCCGCGCCATCATTTTAGTGGCGGTATTAGTCGGCATATCGACGTTGATTTATTACCCCTTTTTCCGCATGTACGAGCGCCAGTTACTGCAGCAAGAGCGCGAAACCTTGACCGCAGCGGAGAGCGCATAA
- a CDS encoding PTS lactose/cellobiose transporter subunit IIA: MEIDEITVMELIIHAGEARSHAMEALRAARQQAWAQADEQLLAASTAARAAHRIQTELIGADEGCGKIPVNLILVHAQDHLMNAMLCRELAEEIVMLRREMADLRPSLPQES, encoded by the coding sequence ATGGAAATTGATGAAATTACCGTGATGGAGTTGATCATCCATGCGGGCGAGGCCCGTTCACATGCTATGGAAGCGTTACGCGCCGCACGCCAGCAAGCGTGGGCGCAGGCGGACGAACAGCTTTTAGCGGCCAGCACCGCCGCGCGCGCCGCGCACCGTATTCAGACCGAATTAATCGGTGCGGATGAAGGCTGCGGCAAAATACCGGTCAATCTTATTCTGGTCCATGCCCAGGATCATCTAATGAACGCCATGCTCTGTCGTGAACTGGCGGAAGAGATTGTGATGTTACGCCGTGAAATGGCCGATCTTCGGCCGTCGCTACCGCAGGAGAGTTAA